One segment of bacterium DNA contains the following:
- a CDS encoding ABC transporter ATP-binding protein, with product MNQKIMIEVEDLVKKFNGLTAVAGISFTVQRGECLGILGPNGAGKTTTVRVIQCISPATSGTVSVLGMRASLNERRIRALLGVVPQENDIDPDLTVNENLELFAALFDIPKKVAKARIMEHLEFVELKERADNKIDSLSGGMKRRLLVARALLNEPSIMILDEPTTGLDPQARHLIWQRLRSLKNKGVTIILNTHYMEEAQQLCDRLLILDKGGILKEGIPQELVKNEVGEEVVEVRNHKGVKDVLRKLEGLEFNSEVVGDTLYLYCHESKEILTRLATSETLSVLRRLATLEDVFLKLTGRGLNE from the coding sequence ATGAACCAGAAAATTATGATCGAGGTTGAAGACCTTGTCAAGAAGTTCAATGGGCTTACGGCAGTTGCCGGCATCTCTTTTACTGTCCAGCGCGGTGAATGTCTGGGTATACTCGGGCCCAACGGCGCCGGTAAGACCACTACTGTTCGGGTTATCCAGTGCATTTCGCCAGCGACCAGCGGCACTGTCTCGGTCCTGGGGATGAGAGCCTCGCTTAATGAGCGCCGTATCCGGGCGCTATTGGGCGTGGTCCCGCAGGAGAATGATATAGACCCGGATCTAACGGTGAATGAGAACCTGGAGCTTTTTGCCGCTTTGTTCGATATCCCGAAAAAGGTTGCAAAAGCCCGTATAATGGAGCATCTTGAGTTTGTAGAACTTAAAGAAAGAGCCGATAATAAGATAGATTCGCTTTCCGGCGGTATGAAGCGGCGTCTATTGGTCGCGCGCGCTTTGCTGAACGAACCCAGTATCATGATCCTCGATGAGCCCACGACCGGGCTGGACCCTCAGGCGCGTCACCTGATCTGGCAGAGATTGCGCTCCTTGAAGAATAAAGGCGTCACCATTATTCTTAATACCCATTATATGGAAGAAGCCCAGCAGCTATGCGATCGGTTGTTGATTTTGGACAAGGGCGGCATTTTAAAGGAGGGGATTCCCCAAGAACTGGTCAAGAACGAAGTGGGCGAGGAAGTGGTAGAGGTGCGGAACCATAAGGGAGTGAAGGATGTCCTGAGAAAGCTTGAGGGACTTGAATTCAATTCCGAGGTTGTTGGCGATACTCTGTATCTTTATTGTCACGAAAGCAAAGAGATCCTGACCCGGCTGGCTACCTCGGAGACTCTTTCGGTATTACGTCGGCTGGCGACGCTTGAGGATGTTTTTTTAAAGCTCACCGGCCGGGGGTTGAACGAATGA